In Embleya scabrispora, the DNA window TGGCAGTTGACCACGCGGATCGAGTCCATCGTGGTCTCGTTCGCGCTGGCCCGGCTCGGCGCGGTGCAGAACCCGATCATCCCGTTCTACCGGGAGAAGGAGGTCGGGTTCTGTCTGCGGCAGACCGGGGCCGAGTTCTTCCTGTGTCCGCGCGAGTGGAAGGGCTTCGACTTCGTCGCCATGGGCGAGGCGCTGGCCAAGGAGCTGAGTCCGGCGCCGCGCGTCATGGTCGCCTACGACGAGCTGCCCGAGGGCGATCCGGCCGACCTGCCGCCCGCGCCGACCGACGGCGACGAGGTGCGCTGGCTCTACTACACCTCCGGGACCACGTCCGACCCGAAGGGCGTCCAGCACAGCGACTCGACGCTGCTCGCGGGCGGCAAGGGGCTGGCCGTCGCGCTGGACATGTCGCAGAGCGACATCGGCTCGATCGCGTTCCCGTACGCGCACATCGCGGGCCCGGACTACATCGTGACCGTGCTCGCCTCGGGCTTCCCGGCGGTGATCGTGGAGAACTTCGACCCGGCGGGCGTGGTGCCGGTGTACAAGCGGCTCGGCGTCACCATGGTCGGCGGCTCGACCGCGTTCTACGTCGCGTTCCTGAACGAGCAGCGCAAGCAGCCCGGCGAGAAGATCATCCCGACCCTGCGGATCGTCTCCGGCGGCGGTGCGCCCAAGCCGCCGGAGCTGGTCGGCGAGGTGCGCGACGAGATGCGGGCGATCCTGTGCCACGGGTACGGGATGACCGAATCGCCGATGATCGCCCAGGGCGGACCGTACGACTCCGAGGACCAGCGCTCGTACACCGAGGGCAAGCCGGTCAGCGGCATCGAGGTGCGGATCGCGCGGGCGGACGGCTCCGTCGCGGACGTCGGCGAGGAGGGCGAGGTCAGGCTGCGCGGGCCGATGGTGTTCAAGGGATACACCGACCCCGCGCTGACCGCCGACGCGTTCGACGAGGACGGCTTCTTCCGCACGGGCGACCTGGGTCGACTGCGCGCCGACGGACACCTCTCGCTGACCGGTCGGCTCAAGGACGTGATCATCCGCAAGGGGGAGAACATCTCCGCGCGCGAGATCGAAGACCTGCTGTTCGCCCACCCGAAGGTCGCCGACGCGGCGGTGATCGGCCTGGTCGACCGCGAGCGCGGAGAGCGGGTCTGCGCCGTGGTGGAGCGCCAACCGGGTGAATCCGACCTGGAATTCGCCGAGATGGTCGGCTACCTGCGCGAGGCCGGGCTGATGACGCAGAAGATCCCGGAACAATTGGAACTGGTCGACGCGCTGCCGCGGAACGAGACGCTGCGCAAGGTGCTGAAGTTCAAGTTGCGCGAGGAGTACGACAAGAAGCCCTGGACACCCCGGCGCTGACCGACGGTTCGACGAATCCGGCCACCCCGAACCGCTGCTGATGCCCCGTCATCGAATTGGTGACGGGGCATCAGGGGTCAGGCCCAGGCGGCCAGTACGGCGTCCACCGTGGTGATCGTCGCGATCGCGTTGAAGGTGTTGGCGAGTACGGCCTCGGCGTATTCGGGGGGAAAACCGGCCACCGCCTCGCGCGGTACGACGAATTGGAATCCCGCGTTCACCGCGTCCATCGCGAAGTTGAGCATGCCGACGTTGAGCGAGACGCCGACGCCCACGACGGTACGCACGCCCAGGTTCCGCAGCACGGCGGCGAGTCCGGTGTCGGCCATCGGGCCGAGCCCGTGGTAGCGGGAAAGCACCAGGTCGGAGGGATGGACGGTGATCCCGTCGGCCACCGCGGCGGCGTCCGAGCCGGGGGCCAGGAGCACCGGCGCCTTGGCCGCGGCGCCGAACATCCGGGCGTTGGTGTTGGCGCCCCGGCCGTCCGGGCGGCGCACCGCCAGGCAGTGCACGACCGGAACCCGCGCCCGGCGAGCGGCCTTGGCGAGCCGATCGACGGCCGGAATCAGCCCCCCGGTGTGCGCGGTCAGCGCGGGGAACACCGCCTGCGTGCCGATCACTCCGTTCTGGCATTCCTGGGTGATCAACGCGGTGTGT includes these proteins:
- a CDS encoding isochorismatase family protein gives rise to the protein MALRLEELIDPGHTALITQECQNGVIGTQAVFPALTAHTGGLIPAVDRLAKAARRARVPVVHCLAVRRPDGRGANTNARMFGAAAKAPVLLAPGSDAAAVADGITVHPSDLVLSRYHGLGPMADTGLAAVLRNLGVRTVVGVGVSLNVGMLNFAMDAVNAGFQFVVPREAVAGFPPEYAEAVLANTFNAIATITTVDAVLAAWA
- a CDS encoding class I adenylate-forming enzyme family protein; translation: MSDPIYDATTLWELVERRAAASPDVPMLLDPEDRRVTFGGFKAWAERVAAGFHALGVTAGTRVTWQLTTRIESIVVSFALARLGAVQNPIIPFYREKEVGFCLRQTGAEFFLCPREWKGFDFVAMGEALAKELSPAPRVMVAYDELPEGDPADLPPAPTDGDEVRWLYYTSGTTSDPKGVQHSDSTLLAGGKGLAVALDMSQSDIGSIAFPYAHIAGPDYIVTVLASGFPAVIVENFDPAGVVPVYKRLGVTMVGGSTAFYVAFLNEQRKQPGEKIIPTLRIVSGGGAPKPPELVGEVRDEMRAILCHGYGMTESPMIAQGGPYDSEDQRSYTEGKPVSGIEVRIARADGSVADVGEEGEVRLRGPMVFKGYTDPALTADAFDEDGFFRTGDLGRLRADGHLSLTGRLKDVIIRKGENISAREIEDLLFAHPKVADAAVIGLVDRERGERVCAVVERQPGESDLEFAEMVGYLREAGLMTQKIPEQLELVDALPRNETLRKVLKFKLREEYDKKPWTPRR